In Bacillus rossius redtenbacheri isolate Brsri chromosome 9 unlocalized genomic scaffold, Brsri_v3 Brsri_v3_scf9_2, whole genome shotgun sequence, one DNA window encodes the following:
- the LOC134542754 gene encoding replication factor C subunit 1, protein MSGNRDIRSYFSIGASKIKKDVKNSLEDDEFVPKVKKKCAAVIISDSDDDEPRPSPAKRQKSSESDNQKATTKNKNVKPSETKPVQKVNPSDVYGTAKVKRATVKSPSKTDHKNFKERIEKDQAVDNEKKQSERLKLVNGKTVKKREAILDKESKYFVKEESPKKVGSSTANENRSSPRNKSKAKENLKQFQACEKSSEVIPAVKQPVKNNAHAATATPEKLKGKKRKATETISSPAKKRSPPVETVAGKHKSKHSSIASTEPKTEHEDEANVQGSSSNATPRGHLKEDAKSNRGATREPTTPVAHAASPSVEKSKQNAYNYQRYLQREGPKHHGAKVLPKGKPNCLAKMVFVVTGVLDSLEREEAVSLIQQHGGKITSTVSRNTTYLVAGEEAGPSKLAKAESCKTPIIDEDGLLDLIREKSGIPKGQAEVSDASGKEEIEHDIVAAPTKNNSREASGFAESRSRAASADRDGREVSSPPSCSGSIGSTVSSVPSTESLLWVDKYRPASSKNVIGQQGDRSNLKKLQRWLSDWHANHSGHKKLVRPSPWAKDDNGAFFKAALLSGPPGVGKTTTAHLVCKELGFDVVEFNASDTRSKRLLHEEVQELLRNKSLFGYFKNGARARPTEKHVLLMDEVDGMAGNEDRGGVQELIQLIKNTRVPVICMCNDRHHPKIRSLVNHCFDLGFSKPRVEQIKGAMMSVCYKEGIKITPEALTDIITAANQDIRQVLHHLSVFSANSKTMSTEQTKKDANDARKILKLGPWDVVRKVFSAGEHKNMSLIDRMDLFFQDYNIGPLFVQENYLSVVPHAAKGNPVKTLECVAEAAESLTIGDVVEKTIRSNNSWSLLPVQAVFSSVGPGESMEGHLTGQIAFPAWLGKNSRAQKFSRLQQELQCHMRLRVTGDKQAVGRDYVQSLRQAVAGPLAERGVEGVDDAVRVLQAYSLTREDLDSILELAAWPGAPDPMAGVDSKVKAAFTRKYNKDVAMLPYAVDSVKKVAAKAAMLGEGEEIDPEEETEESQENDDVATDSMIKAKKRPAGKQKEAKDEKTNCSNGTKKARGKGRGR, encoded by the exons GATATAAGGTCATACTTCTCAATTGGAGCTTCTAAAATTAAAAAGGATGTAAAAAATTCACTAGAAGATGATGAATTTGTGCCAAAGGTCAAGAAAAAATGTGCAGCTGTAATAATTTCAGACTCTGACGATGATGAACCAAGGCCCTCGCCAGCTAAGCGTCAGAAAAGTTCGGAGTCAG ATAACCAGAAGGCtactactaaaaataaaaatgtgaagcCGTCAGAAACAAAACCAGTTCAGAAAGTTAATCCATCTGATGTTTATGGAACTGCAAAGGTTAAAAGAGCTACAGTCAAGTCACCTTCTAAAACAGATCATAAG aattttaaagaAAGAATTGAAAAAGACCAAGCTGTTGATAATGAAAAGAAACAATCAGAAAGATTGAAACTAGTAAATGGTAAGACTGTGAAGAAACGTGAAGCAATCCTTGACAAGGAAAGTAAGTATTTTGTGAAGGAAGAAAGTCCAAAGAAAGTTGGCAGTAGTACAGCAAATGAAAATCGCAGTTCACCGAGGAACAAAAGTAAGGcgaaagaaaatttaaaacagtTCCAAGCATGTGAAAAATCTTCAGAAGTCATCCCTGCAGTGAAGCAACCTGTGAAAAATAATGCGCATGCAGCCACTGCGACACCCGAAAAACTGAAAGGCAAGAAGCGCAAAGCTACCGAGACGATCTCCAGTCCAGCAAAGAAGCGCTCCCCACCGGTAGAAACGGTCGCTGGCAAGCATAAGAGCAAACACTCCAGTATCGCCAGCACCGAGCCTAAGACTGAACATGAAGACGAGGCCAACGTACAGGGAAGTTCTTCGAATGCCACGCCTCGGGGTCACCTCAAAGAGGATGCGAAAAGCAACAGAGGTGCCACCCGCGAACCAACCACGCCTGTCGCTCACGCTGCAAGCCCGTCTGTGGAGAAGAGCAAGCAGAATGCTTATAACTACCAGAGGTATCTTCAGAGAGAAGGTCCGAAACACCACGGAGCCAAAGTTCTTCCCAAG GGCAAGCCGAACTGCCTGGCGAAGATGGTTTTCGTGGTGACGGGCGTTTTGGACTCACTAGAGCGGGAGGAGGCAGTGTCCCTCATACAGCAGCACGGAGGGAAAATTACGTCTACCGTGAGCCGCAACACTACCTACCTGGTCGCAGGCGAAGAGGCCGGACCTTCTAAGCTAGCCAAG GCAGAGTCATGTAAAACGCCGATAATTGACGAAGATGGTCTGCTGGATTTGATACGAGAGAAATCCGGCATACCGAAAGGGCAAGCGGAAGTCTCGGATGCAAGTGGGAAAGAGGAAATCGAACACGATATTGTCGCAGCTCCTACAAAGAACAATTCGCGCGAGGCCTCGGGTTTCGCGGAAAGCAGGAGTCGCGCTGCAAGTGCAGATCGCGACGGGCGGGAGGTTTCCAGCCCGCCCAGCTGTTCCGGAAGTATCGGTAGCACGGTGAGCTCCGTGCCGAGCACAGAGTCCCTGCTGTGGGTGGACAAGTACCGGCCTGCCAGCAGCAAGAACGTCATTGGCCAGCAGGGTGACCGCAGCAACCTCAAGAAGCTGCAGAGGTGGCTCTCGGACTGGCACGCCAATCACTCCGGCCACAAGAAGTTGGTGCGGCCAA GTCCTTGGGCTAAAGACGACAATGGAGCATTCTTCAAAGCTGCGTTGCTGTCCGGACCGCCTGGAGTAG GTAAAACCACGACAGCTCACCTCGTATGCAAGGAGCTTGGCTTTGACGTCGTCGAATTCAACGCGTCGGACACTCGATCCAAGAGACTTCTCCACGAGGAAGTCCAAGAACTGTTGAGGAACAAATCACTGTTTGGCTACTTCAAAA ACGGAGCGAGGGCGAGGCCGACGGAGAAGCACGTGCTCCTGATGGACGAGGTGGACGGCATGGCGGGCAACGAGGACCGGGGCGGAGTCCAGGAGCTGATCCAGCTGATAAAGAACACGAGGGTCCCGGTCATCTGCATGTGCAACGACAGGCACCACCCCAAAATACGCAGCCTCGTCAACCACTGCTTCGACCTGGGCTTCAGCAAGCCGAGGGTGGAGCAGATAAAG GGGGCAATGATGTCCGTATGTTACAAAGAAGGAATAAAAATCACACCAGAAGCGCTGACGGACATAATCACTGCTGCGAATCAAGACATCAGACAAGTTCTTCACCACTTGTCGGTTTTCTCTGCGAACAGTAAAACCATGTCAACTGAACAAACCAAGAAAGATGCAAATGACGCTCGCAAGATTTTAAAATTG GGTCCTTGGGACGTGGTGAGGAAAGTATTTTCAGCAGGAGAACACAAGAATATGTCCTTAATAGACAGAATGGATTTGTTTTTTCAAGACTACAATATTGGACCGTTGTTTGTGCAAGAGAATTATTTGTCTGTTGTACCACATGCCGCTAA GGGCAATCCTGTTAAGACCTTGGAGTGTGTGGCGGAAGCAGCGGAGAGCCTAACCATCGGCGATGTTGTGGAGAAAACCATTCGCAGTAACAATAGCTGGAGTCTTCTGCCTGTTCAG GCGGTCTTCTCGAGCGTGGGGCCAGGGGAGAGCATGGAGGGCCACCTCACGGGCCAGATAGCCTTCCCCGCCTGGCTGGGCAAGAACTCGCGGGCCCAGAAGTTCAGCCGCCTTCAGCAGGAGCTGCAGTGCCACATGAGGCTCAG GGTGACCGGGGACAAGCAGGCGGTGGGGCGGGACTACGTGCAGTCCCTGCGGCAGGCGGTGGCGGGGCCCCTGGCCGAGCGGGGGGTGGAGGGCGTGGACGACGCAGTGCGTGTGCTGCAGGCGTACAGCCTCACCCGGGAGGACCTGGACAGCATCCTGGAGCTGGCCGCCTGGCCCGGCGCGCCGGACCCCATGGCGGGCGTCGACAGCAAG GTGAAGGCAGCCTTCACCAGGAAGTACAACAAAGATGTAGCAATGTTGCCGTACGCGGTTGATTCTGTAAAGAAGGTTGCTGCAAAGGCCGCCATGCTTGGTGAGGGAGAAGAAATTGACCCTGAAGAAGAGACTGAAGAGAGTCAAGAAAATGATGATGTGGCTACAGATTCCATGATCAAA GCTAAGAAGAGACCTGCGGGCAAGCAGAAGGAGGCAAAAGATGAAAAAACGAACTGTTCCAATGGTACTAAGAAAGCCCGAGGGAAAGGACGAGGAAGATGA